The Listeria monocytogenes genome window below encodes:
- a CDS encoding phytoene desaturase family protein, protein MNLESKKKIAIIGAGPGGLAAGMLLSQLGYQVSIYEKNDRIGGRTALHKMGKYSFDVGPSALTMTHVLTSLFMDCNRNILDYVSLLPINPIHTLYFKDITFPLYSDPSETKAVIQTYFPGEEAGFDRFMKENTKKMLYISPLNQFNYSSLFDFFRPTTLRAIPSLTLGRSLMDDLARYFNSKYLRLAFSLQMRYLGMSPWDIPAAYSIIPFSEYYYGTFHPIGGQNKIVEAMQQVVKENKGKFFFNSEVTEFESNGKEITGAVLANGKTVEADYYFTNLDFIYSLTREQSDKLDRNEYSSSAFILYLGLKTVLPFTHQSIIFPQNYREFANNTMHKKILSNDIAIHLTNPSATDNTMAPINHSSVRIMVPVPNNTSNIDWEKETPAFRQLILDTIKERLAIPDLESYIEEEYIITPIDWEKKYHVKHGAIFGLQHLWRQHGYLHPSKKSPPFKNLFVIGAGAMSGSSLPFIIENAQIATQKFLQKEKKSE, encoded by the coding sequence TTGAATTTGGAAAGCAAAAAGAAAATTGCCATTATTGGTGCTGGACCAGGTGGTTTGGCGGCCGGTATGCTATTAAGTCAACTAGGCTATCAAGTAAGCATCTATGAAAAAAATGATCGCATTGGTGGAAGAACGGCATTACACAAAATGGGTAAGTACTCATTTGATGTCGGACCTTCTGCACTTACAATGACGCATGTTTTGACTTCTCTTTTTATGGATTGTAATCGCAATATTTTGGATTATGTTTCGCTTTTACCTATCAATCCTATCCATACGCTTTATTTTAAAGATATTACCTTCCCTCTTTACAGTGATCCATCTGAAACAAAAGCGGTTATTCAAACGTATTTCCCAGGCGAAGAAGCTGGCTTTGATCGCTTTATGAAAGAAAACACAAAAAAAATGCTGTATATATCGCCGCTCAATCAATTTAATTATAGTTCTTTGTTTGATTTTTTCCGTCCAACAACTTTGCGTGCAATTCCTAGTTTGACGCTTGGACGGTCATTGATGGATGATTTAGCAAGATATTTTAATAGTAAATACCTTCGCCTCGCGTTTTCTTTACAGATGCGTTATTTAGGTATGTCACCTTGGGATATTCCAGCTGCTTATAGTATTATTCCTTTTTCTGAATATTACTATGGAACCTTTCATCCTATTGGTGGACAAAATAAAATTGTTGAGGCCATGCAACAAGTAGTTAAAGAAAACAAAGGGAAGTTCTTCTTTAATTCCGAAGTAACTGAATTCGAATCGAACGGTAAAGAAATAACCGGAGCCGTGCTTGCAAATGGGAAAACAGTCGAAGCGGATTATTATTTCACCAACCTGGATTTCATTTATTCTTTGACTCGTGAGCAGTCAGATAAATTGGACAGAAATGAATATTCCTCTTCTGCTTTTATTCTCTATCTAGGCTTAAAGACCGTATTGCCTTTTACACATCAGTCGATTATTTTTCCACAAAATTACCGAGAATTTGCGAATAATACGATGCATAAAAAAATTCTTTCTAATGATATCGCGATACATTTGACTAATCCATCTGCAACAGATAATACCATGGCGCCAATTAATCATTCAAGTGTTCGAATTATGGTTCCAGTTCCTAATAATACAAGTAATATAGACTGGGAAAAAGAAACTCCTGCTTTTCGCCAATTAATTTTAGATACAATAAAAGAACGTCTAGCTATACCTGATTTAGAATCATATATTGAAGAAGAATACATTATCACACCAATAGATTGGGAAAAGAAATATCATGTTAAACACGGTGCAATCTTTGGTTTACAACATTTATGGCGTCAACATGGATACTTACATCCTTCCAAAAAATCTCCGCCATTCAAAAATTTATTTGTGATTGGCGCTGGCGCAATGTCGGGGAGCTCTCTCCCATTCATCATTGAAAATGCGCAAATTGCAACCCAGAAATTTTTACAAAAAGAAAAGAAATCCGAGTAA
- a CDS encoding YkvS family protein, with product MHTFFFSKIEATPKIEGVITMAKAHVGDIIEFKDGLTGIVEKLNENSVIVDLTYMENFKDLGIEEKTVVNHKNYQIIHSVEEEEETEE from the coding sequence ATGCATACATTCTTTTTCAGCAAGATAGAGGCAACACCGAAAATTGAAGGAGTGATAACAATGGCAAAAGCACATGTTGGAGACATTATTGAATTTAAGGATGGCCTTACAGGAATCGTTGAAAAACTCAACGAAAACTCCGTTATTGTCGACTTAACTTATATGGAAAATTTTAAAGATTTAGGGATTGAAGAAAAAACAGTGGTCAATCACAAAAATTACCAAATTATTCATTCTGTAGAAGAGGAAGAAGAAACAGAAGAATAA
- a CDS encoding phosphocarrier protein HPr: MEQASFVVIDETGIHARPATLLVQAASKYSSDVQIEYTGKKVNLKSIMGVMSLGIGKGADITIYTEGSDEKEAIEGLTEVLKKEGLAE; the protein is encoded by the coding sequence ATGGAACAAGCAAGTTTTGTAGTAATCGATGAAACAGGAATTCACGCACGCCCAGCAACTCTATTGGTGCAGGCTGCAAGTAAATACAGCTCGGACGTTCAAATTGAATACACTGGCAAAAAAGTAAACCTTAAATCAATCATGGGCGTTATGTCTCTTGGTATTGGTAAAGGCGCTGACATTACTATCTACACTGAAGGTAGCGATGAAAAAGAAGCAATTGAAGGACTAACTGAAGTTCTTAAGAAAGAAGGATTGGCTGAATAA
- the ptsP gene encoding phosphoenolpyruvate--protein phosphotransferase, which yields MAKELKGIAASDGIAIAKAYLLVEPDLSYEKTEVTDVESEVKRFESALEVSRTELSMIREKAAKDLGEDKAQIFDAHLLVLNDPELTGPIEESIKNSKTNAETALQETTDMFIGMFESMDNEYMRERAADIKDVRKRVLSHLLGVTIPNPALIDEEVVVVAADLTPSDTAQLNRNFVKGFVTDIGGRTSHSAIMARSLEIPAVVGTKEVTASVAKNDIVIIDGLEGNVIIHPTEEQIAHYEKIKSDFALQQAEWDKLKNEKTVSKDGVHVELAANIGTPNDLDGVISNGGEAVGLYRTEFLYMGRDNFPTEEEQFEAYKAVVSGMDGKSVVVRTLDIGGDKTLPYLELPEEMNPFLGFRAIRLCFANEELFRTQLRALLRASVYGNLKIMFPMIATVNEFRQARDILLDEKAKLKAAGTEVSDSIELGIMIEIPAAAVLADQFAKEVDFFSIGTNDLIQYTMAADRMNERVSYLYQPYNPSILRLVKMVIDASHKEGKWTGMCGEMAGDQTAVPLLLGLGLDEFSMSASSILKSRSLIKRLDQSEMVKLAEEALNKSTAEEVVELVEKYTAE from the coding sequence ATGGCTAAAGAGTTGAAAGGTATCGCAGCATCTGATGGGATTGCCATTGCGAAAGCTTATCTGCTCGTTGAACCTGATCTTTCCTATGAAAAAACAGAAGTTACGGATGTTGAAAGTGAAGTAAAGCGTTTTGAAAGCGCGTTAGAAGTTTCTAGAACAGAACTTTCAATGATTCGTGAGAAAGCTGCTAAAGACTTAGGAGAAGATAAGGCACAAATTTTTGACGCGCATCTTCTAGTGTTAAATGATCCTGAATTAACAGGACCAATTGAAGAAAGCATCAAAAATTCTAAAACAAATGCAGAAACAGCTTTACAAGAAACGACAGACATGTTTATTGGTATGTTTGAATCTATGGACAACGAATATATGCGTGAACGTGCAGCGGATATTAAAGATGTACGTAAACGTGTTCTTTCTCACTTACTAGGTGTAACTATTCCTAATCCGGCTTTAATTGATGAGGAAGTAGTTGTTGTTGCAGCTGATTTAACGCCTTCTGATACCGCACAACTTAACCGTAACTTTGTTAAAGGTTTCGTAACGGATATTGGTGGACGTACTTCTCACTCTGCTATTATGGCACGTTCTCTTGAAATTCCAGCAGTAGTTGGAACAAAAGAAGTTACTGCTAGCGTAGCGAAAAACGATATTGTGATTATTGATGGTTTGGAAGGTAATGTTATCATCCATCCAACAGAAGAACAAATCGCTCACTATGAAAAAATTAAATCTGATTTTGCTTTACAACAAGCAGAATGGGATAAACTTAAAAATGAAAAAACCGTTTCTAAAGACGGCGTTCACGTGGAGCTTGCAGCAAACATCGGAACTCCGAATGATTTAGATGGTGTTATTTCTAACGGCGGGGAAGCAGTAGGACTTTATCGTACAGAATTCTTGTACATGGGTCGCGACAATTTCCCGACAGAAGAAGAGCAATTCGAAGCTTATAAAGCAGTAGTTTCCGGAATGGACGGAAAATCTGTGGTTGTTCGTACATTAGATATCGGTGGCGACAAAACGTTACCATACCTAGAACTTCCTGAAGAAATGAACCCATTCTTAGGATTCCGCGCAATTCGTCTTTGTTTTGCAAATGAAGAATTATTCCGTACACAACTTCGCGCCTTACTTCGCGCAAGTGTATATGGTAACTTAAAAATTATGTTCCCAATGATTGCAACAGTAAATGAATTCCGTCAAGCACGTGATATTTTACTAGATGAGAAAGCAAAACTAAAAGCTGCTGGAACAGAAGTATCTGATTCCATCGAACTTGGAATTATGATTGAAATTCCTGCCGCTGCAGTTCTTGCTGATCAATTTGCAAAAGAAGTTGATTTCTTCTCTATCGGAACAAATGACTTAATTCAGTATACAATGGCTGCGGACCGTATGAACGAACGCGTTTCTTACCTTTACCAACCATACAATCCATCCATTTTACGTTTAGTCAAAATGGTTATCGATGCTTCTCATAAAGAGGGCAAATGGACTGGTATGTGCGGGGAAATGGCTGGAGATCAAACGGCTGTACCACTTCTTTTAGGCTTAGGCTTAGATGAATTTTCAATGAGTGCTTCCAGCATTCTTAAATCTCGTTCGTTAATCAAACGTTTAGATCAATCTGAAATGGTGAAATTAGCGGAAGAAGCTTTAAATAAATCTACAGCAGAAGAAGTTGTAGAATTAGTTGAAAAATATACTGCTGAATAA
- a CDS encoding YdcF family protein — protein MVIYLLAVFFLLLFIVLSFIDRRRISNGIILTLALFFSVLSVVYATFSKGNELLVSVMGTVLLLLVLLIPFFVVGIATMLIVNGRLMLKREGRKLANMLPLIIGLGILAFIITWFGSILKTGSPILGIMVVFIVALVGYFSFLFLSFLLSTFLYQFNFPRYNQDFLIVLGSGLIGGDRVPPLLASRLNRAIKFYDKQYAKKGKRATFIVSGGQGANETISEAEAMRAYLIEKGVDENFIIMEDQSVNTLQNMKFSKAKMDAIMPNYNSLFSTNNFHLFRAGIYARKAGLKSQGIGAKTALYYMPNALIREFIAIIVMYKKVHMVLLGLLLLFFGLLAIIGVTFR, from the coding sequence TTGGTTATCTATCTATTAGCAGTTTTTTTTCTGCTTCTGTTCATTGTCTTGTCATTTATAGATAGACGGCGTATTAGTAATGGTATTATTTTGACACTGGCACTATTTTTTTCTGTGCTTTCGGTGGTTTATGCCACTTTTTCAAAAGGGAATGAACTACTCGTCTCGGTTATGGGGACGGTATTACTTTTATTAGTTTTACTTATTCCGTTTTTTGTTGTAGGGATAGCAACGATGCTCATTGTGAATGGACGATTAATGTTAAAACGTGAGGGACGTAAATTAGCAAATATGCTTCCTTTAATTATTGGTTTAGGCATTTTAGCATTTATTATTACATGGTTTGGTAGTATTTTAAAAACGGGTAGTCCTATTCTTGGGATTATGGTAGTTTTTATTGTTGCGTTGGTTGGTTATTTTTCCTTTTTATTTTTATCGTTTCTTTTATCGACTTTTCTCTATCAATTTAATTTCCCGAGATATAATCAAGATTTTCTGATTGTATTAGGGAGTGGTCTGATAGGAGGCGACAGAGTACCTCCACTGCTTGCTAGTAGATTGAATCGTGCTATTAAGTTCTACGACAAACAATACGCCAAAAAAGGCAAACGGGCTACTTTTATCGTATCTGGTGGGCAAGGAGCTAATGAAACTATTTCAGAAGCAGAAGCGATGCGAGCTTATTTAATAGAAAAAGGCGTGGATGAAAATTTTATTATTATGGAAGATCAATCCGTTAATACACTGCAAAACATGAAATTCTCAAAGGCAAAAATGGATGCAATTATGCCGAACTATAATAGTTTATTTTCAACGAATAATTTTCATTTATTTAGAGCTGGTATTTATGCAAGAAAAGCGGGTTTGAAGAGTCAAGGGATTGGCGCAAAAACAGCTTTATATTATATGCCTAATGCGTTAATTCGGGAATTTATTGCTATCATTGTAATGTATAAAAAAGTACATATGGTATTACTTGGTTTATTACTATTGTTTTTTGGGTTGCTGGCGATTATAGGTGTTACTTTTAGATAG
- a CDS encoding NAD(P)-dependent oxidoreductase, with protein MEKIGFVGTGVMGSSMAAHLLEAGYEVSVYTRTKTKAKDLIDKGPIWTDTPGELASKVDILISMVGYPKDVEELYLGENGFLENLAVGTVAIDMTTSSPALAKKIARLGLEKGIGVLDAPVSGGDIGARNGTLSIMVGGSEEVFLKVKSIFDILGSSVVLQGDAGAGQHTKMVNQIAIASNMIGVTEAIIYAEAAGLNPSRVLDSISGGAAGSWSLTNLIPRVLKDDFSPGFFIKHFIKDMGIAISEARQMGLELPGLTLAEKMYQTLAEQGLSEEGTQALIKYYR; from the coding sequence ATGGAGAAAATTGGATTTGTTGGTACTGGTGTGATGGGTTCCAGTATGGCAGCGCATTTGTTGGAGGCTGGTTATGAAGTATCAGTGTATACTCGCACAAAAACAAAAGCAAAAGATTTAATTGACAAGGGACCGATCTGGACAGACACACCTGGAGAGTTGGCTAGTAAGGTGGATATATTGATTTCAATGGTTGGTTATCCAAAAGATGTGGAAGAGCTTTACTTAGGAGAAAATGGCTTTTTAGAAAATTTAGCGGTTGGGACAGTAGCAATCGATATGACAACTTCTTCACCAGCATTAGCTAAAAAAATAGCCAGATTAGGTCTTGAAAAAGGTATTGGTGTGTTGGATGCTCCTGTTTCAGGTGGTGACATCGGTGCAAGAAATGGCACGCTATCAATTATGGTCGGCGGATCTGAAGAAGTATTTTTAAAAGTAAAATCGATTTTTGATATTCTGGGTAGTAGTGTTGTTTTGCAAGGGGATGCTGGTGCCGGACAACACACCAAAATGGTGAATCAAATTGCGATTGCTTCCAACATGATAGGTGTGACTGAAGCCATCATTTATGCGGAAGCGGCTGGACTTAATCCATCACGTGTTCTGGATTCGATTTCAGGTGGTGCTGCTGGCAGTTGGTCGCTTACAAACTTGATTCCGCGCGTACTTAAAGATGATTTTTCTCCGGGATTCTTTATTAAACATTTCATTAAAGATATGGGAATCGCGATTTCAGAAGCAAGACAAATGGGATTAGAACTTCCCGGACTAACTTTAGCTGAAAAAATGTATCAAACGCTAGCAGAACAAGGTTTGAGTGAAGAAGGAACACAAGCACTCATCAAATATTATCGTTAA
- a CDS encoding aminotransferase class I/II-fold pyridoxal phosphate-dependent enzyme, translating to MTKSIRPELRDIQVSGIRTFNTRVTGIPDMIRLTLGEPDFPTPEHVKQAAILAIEENFTNYTPNAGMPELLEAASTYFHEKYDLSYNNKEIIVTVGATEAISVALQTILEPGDEVILPDPIYPGYEPLITLNKAHPVKVDTTGTNFKLTPEQLRAHITPKTKALIIPYPSNPTGVTLSKKELFALAEVLKETGIFVIADEIYSELTYHEEHVSIAPLLREQTIVINGLSKSHAMIGWRIGFLLAPEALTQEMLKIHQYSVTCASSISQKAALEALTNGKDDAFQMRTEYKTRANFTQDRLEKMGFTVIPPDGAFYFFVKLPDTITENAFDWAVKLAEEAKVAVVPGNAFSEKGDRYFRLSYATSFNNLAEALDRMAEFVAK from the coding sequence ATGACAAAATCTATTCGACCAGAATTACGCGATATTCAAGTAAGTGGTATCAGAACTTTCAATACTCGAGTGACAGGTATTCCTGATATGATTCGCTTAACGCTTGGTGAACCAGACTTTCCAACGCCAGAGCATGTTAAACAAGCCGCTATTTTAGCAATAGAAGAAAACTTCACCAATTATACGCCCAATGCCGGGATGCCAGAATTACTCGAAGCTGCTTCTACTTATTTTCATGAAAAATATGACTTATCCTATAATAATAAAGAAATCATCGTTACGGTTGGTGCTACAGAAGCCATCTCTGTTGCACTACAAACCATTTTGGAGCCTGGGGATGAAGTTATCTTACCAGACCCTATTTATCCCGGTTACGAGCCTCTAATTACGTTAAATAAAGCGCATCCTGTTAAAGTAGATACGACCGGAACTAATTTCAAATTAACACCTGAACAATTACGAGCACATATCACACCAAAAACAAAAGCACTTATTATTCCTTATCCATCCAATCCGACCGGTGTTACACTCTCTAAAAAAGAACTTTTCGCATTAGCAGAAGTATTAAAAGAAACAGGTATTTTTGTCATTGCTGATGAGATTTACAGTGAACTAACTTATCACGAGGAGCACGTGAGCATTGCACCTTTACTAAGAGAGCAGACAATCGTTATCAATGGTTTATCAAAGTCTCACGCAATGATTGGTTGGCGAATTGGCTTTTTACTTGCCCCAGAAGCCCTGACACAAGAAATGCTGAAAATCCATCAATATTCGGTTACTTGCGCAAGTTCCATTTCCCAAAAAGCAGCACTAGAAGCCCTTACTAACGGCAAAGACGATGCTTTTCAAATGCGCACTGAATACAAAACACGCGCTAATTTCACCCAAGATCGGCTAGAAAAAATGGGCTTTACCGTTATTCCACCAGATGGTGCATTTTACTTTTTTGTCAAACTTCCTGATACAATAACTGAAAATGCTTTCGATTGGGCTGTAAAACTTGCTGAGGAAGCCAAAGTAGCGGTAGTTCCCGGAAATGCTTTTTCAGAAAAAGGTGATCGTTACTTCCGTCTTTCTTATGCTACTTCTTTTAACAATCTGGCTGAAGCATTAGATCGGATGGCTGAATTTGTAGCAAAATAA